The following is a genomic window from Pirellulales bacterium.
TGCCATTTCACACCAACAAAGGGGTCCAACTAAGCAACGACGAGCGGCTGGAAAAGTTTCTGCAAGAAAACAAAATACGTTACAGCTATTCCGAGCCTCCTAGTCTGTGGCACAACTACGTGCCGATGCTGGTTCTCAGCACGCTGTTTATTCTCGTCTTCTTGTTCATGCTGCGGCGGCTCGGCGGAGCGGGAAGTCCCATGGCCTTTGGCCGCAGCCGTGGCAAAATGTATGCCCAGGAAGATATCGGCATTACGTTCGAAGATGTGGCCGGCATTGACGAAGCCGTGGAAGAACTCCGCGAAGTCGTCGAATTCCTCCGCCAACCGGAACGCTACCAGGTTTTGGGCGGTCGCATTCCCAAAGGCGTCATGCTCGTGGGACCCCCGGGTACAGGAAAAACCTTGTTGGCCAAAGCCATCGCCGGCGAAGCGGGCGTTCCGTTCTTCAGCCTCTCAGGTTCCGACTTTGTCGAAATGTTTGTCGGCGTCGGCGCCGCTCGTGTGCGCGACATGTTCCAGCAAGCCGAAGCGAAGGCCCCCTGCATCATCTTTATCGATGAGCTGGACGCCCTCGGAAAAACTCGCGGCTCCAGCGTCGTGGGCGGGCATGACGAGCGGGAACAAACCCTCAACGCTCTTCTCGTCGAAATGGATGGCTTCAATTCCAACAGCGGCGTCATTGTGTTGGCCGCCAGCAACCGGCCCGAAACGTTGGACCCCGCCTTGTTGCGGCCGGGCCGCTTTGATCGGCACGTGTTGGTCGACCGGCCCGATGTGCGGGGCCGCGAAGAAATTCTCAAAGTTCACGTGCAAAACGTGAAGCTCGACAGCGCCGTAAATTTGCGGGAAATCGCCGGTTTGACCTCTGGCTTCGTCGGCGCCGATCTGGCCAATCTGGTGAACGAGGCCGCGCTATTGGCGGCTCGCAAGGGCAAAAACGCCGTCGGCGTGGCGGAATTCAACGAAGGCGTGGAACGCGTCACCGCCGGCTTGGAAAAACGCAAGCGTGTCATCCATGCCGACGAAAAACAGCGCGTCGCCTATCACGAGGCCGCCCACGCTCTGGTCGCTTACAGCCTGCCCAATACCGATCCCGTGCATAAAGTTTCGATCATTCCACGCGGCCTGGCGGCTTTGGGCTACACCATGCAGCGGCCCGAGGACGATCGCTACCTGATGACGCAAAGCGAATTGGAAAGCCGCATCCAGGTGTTGCTGGCCGGCACCATTGCCGAAGAAATGATTTTTGACGACGTTTCCACCGGCGCTTCCAACGATTTGGAACGCGCCAGCGACATCGCCCGCTCCATGGTCATGGATTACGGCATGAGCCGCATGGGCCGCGTCAACTATCGGCAAACCGATCGCTCCCCGTTTTTAGTCAGTTCCACCACCGAGTTCGGCCGCGCCCGCATGCACAGCGAGCAAACGGCCCGCGAAATTGACGAGGAAGTCAAACGTATTGTCGACGAATCCATGGGCAAAGTGCGGCAAATCCTCGCCGCCCGTAAAGCCTCGCTGGAATCGCTGGCGAAACGGCTCATCGATCGGGAAACCATTGACGGCGTCGAGCTCAAACAAATCATCGAGGAAACTTCCCCCAGCCCGCAAATTGTCCCCGGCACCGAAGCCGACCGCAAGCGGCACTCCGCCCAAGGCGTGGTCGAAGCGCCGCTGCCCCGCGAAACCGCCGAAGGCTCGCTGTAAAGACACAACCGCTTGTCGCACAGCGGAAAAATTCCGCTCTCTTGATTCGAGCAGGCATTTGAACAGGAGGAAACGGAGATAACAGAGCAATTCAGATTTTGGACTCCGTTTCCTCTGTTGACTCCTGTTATTGATCCTGCTTTTCAGTCGGCTCGGGCTTAGCACTGTTATCCGGAGCCGCCGGTATCGGCACTGCCTGTGGTGCAATCGGCTGCGCGTGGAGAGCGTTGTTAGGCACTACATAAATGTGCTTGTTCGGAATCGGTGCAACAGGCTGCCCCGGAACGCTGTATTTCGGTATGGGCGTACTCGACTGCCCGCCGGGAACATAGTTCGGAATGGGCCGGTAATCTCCCTCCGGCACTGGTTGCGCATATTGCGGCAACGCATTGGGTGCTGCTGGCGTTGACGGATACTGCGGCAACTGGAACGGCGTTGGTACAACATTCTGCGTAGATCCGGCCGATGAAGCGGCAACGTCTGCATGTGGATCGTACCACGCCCCTTCAATGCACAGCCGATCACGGGGAAGAAGCGCCATCGGGATGCCCCCACCCGATAAATCAGCCCAAGTCAAGTCGAACACTTGCGTGCCTAAGCTTCGAGGATCGGTGCGGTTGATTTTTATTCGGGCATCGGCCAGGTTCGAAAGTCCTGGGACACGCGAAATAGCATCCAGCACATTCGTGTCGCCATCCGTTTCAAATCGCAGCACCGTGCCACTGCTTTTCACGCCGCTGTCCGTGAGAATGACATAGAGCCACCGGACAAAACTA
Proteins encoded in this region:
- the ftsH gene encoding ATP-dependent zinc metalloprotease FtsH, with amino-acid sequence MESNPKTKKPSSGKATPEKKSPPIGNNFVWYLLGIGVTILLVIGWLRQDSAYELQYSDLLNVISAGKDGYKVEEGPEGHEKEVLYKNPTDIVISSSEVTGKISREVVGGADESADNSLGSSTTNTTSNGSSATATSAASAHTVPFHTNKGVQLSNDERLEKFLQENKIRYSYSEPPSLWHNYVPMLVLSTLFILVFLFMLRRLGGAGSPMAFGRSRGKMYAQEDIGITFEDVAGIDEAVEELREVVEFLRQPERYQVLGGRIPKGVMLVGPPGTGKTLLAKAIAGEAGVPFFSLSGSDFVEMFVGVGAARVRDMFQQAEAKAPCIIFIDELDALGKTRGSSVVGGHDEREQTLNALLVEMDGFNSNSGVIVLAASNRPETLDPALLRPGRFDRHVLVDRPDVRGREEILKVHVQNVKLDSAVNLREIAGLTSGFVGADLANLVNEAALLAARKGKNAVGVAEFNEGVERVTAGLEKRKRVIHADEKQRVAYHEAAHALVAYSLPNTDPVHKVSIIPRGLAALGYTMQRPEDDRYLMTQSELESRIQVLLAGTIAEEMIFDDVSTGASNDLERASDIARSMVMDYGMSRMGRVNYRQTDRSPFLVSSTTEFGRARMHSEQTAREIDEEVKRIVDESMGKVRQILAARKASLESLAKRLIDRETIDGVELKQIIEETSPSPQIVPGTEADRKRHSAQGVVEAPLPRETAEGSL